One window of Bacteroidales bacterium genomic DNA carries:
- a CDS encoding DUF4412 domain-containing protein, which yields MKKNLTLNWLLLTIFALFSFQTFAKEFKGVITYKITIEGSGVTDEMKNMMPKTMTMTIKGNKARSEMIMSMGKTISISDGDSKTTITLMDMMGQKIAIKSTNEEIMAELAKSPDVKVEVTSETKDILGYLCKKAIITKPEDDIEIYVYFTEELGTKELNFDNPQFKDINGVMLEFEIPSEMFTMHFTAVSVEKKNVEDSEFTIPEGYQIKTKEEMQGMFGGG from the coding sequence ATGAAAAAAAATCTGACTCTTAACTGGTTACTGTTGACCATCTTCGCTTTATTTTCCTTTCAGACCTTTGCAAAGGAATTTAAAGGCGTTATCACTTACAAGATCACTATTGAAGGCTCTGGTGTTACCGATGAAATGAAAAACATGATGCCAAAAACAATGACTATGACGATCAAGGGTAATAAAGCCAGGTCTGAAATGATCATGAGCATGGGCAAGACTATTTCCATTTCCGATGGCGATTCCAAAACAACCATTACGCTTATGGATATGATGGGACAGAAAATTGCCATCAAATCCACCAATGAAGAGATTATGGCCGAACTGGCAAAATCACCTGATGTCAAGGTGGAAGTTACCAGTGAGACCAAAGATATTCTGGGCTATTTATGCAAAAAAGCCATAATTACAAAACCGGAAGATGATATCGAAATCTACGTTTATTTTACTGAAGAGCTTGGAACAAAAGAATTAAATTTCGATAATCCCCAGTTTAAAGACATCAACGGGGTGATGCTCGAATTCGAAATCCCAAGTGAGATGTTCACCATGCATTTTACGGCTGTCTCCGTTGAAAAGAAGAATGTTGAGGACAGTGAGTTTACTATTCCTGAAGGCTACCAGATCAAAACCAAGGAAGAAATGCAGGGGATGTTCGGCGGGGGCTGA
- the lepB gene encoding signal peptidase I has protein sequence MSFFLVLSFIFLFSSIIGLYRIFIKAGYPGWYILVPFYNFYIWLKIIKKPLWWYIFLLIPFINVFTILLMIVELLKCFKKFGLGDQALGVLFPFVYLPYLGFSDKEKYIDPDKRHEVKKTWVREWVDAIIFAVIAATIIRTFLIEAYTIPTPSMEKTLLVGDFLFVSKVSYGPRIPMTPISFPFVHHTLPMTTETKSYLEWIKLPYYRFPGLGMINRNDAVVFNYPDGDTLSVKFQSNRSYYSMAREYGWSKVNRNPREFGRIISRPVDKRENYIKRCIAVAGDTLQIINHQVYINGEKANNPGIMEYQYLVRASGNQLNPRMLDELDITDKVWPVGQGEFVATLTDKAAGQLARVKGIGAVDILSEQSGKWDKETFPYARQYPWNRDNYGPLVIPKAGSTVDLNMQNLPLFERVIRNYELNDLKTENGKIFINGKESSQYTFKLNYYWMMGDNRHNSADSRYWGYVPEDHIVGKAVFIWFSLDKNKSLLDGKIRWNKLFRFVN, from the coding sequence ATGAGTTTTTTCCTGGTTTTATCCTTTATTTTTCTTTTCAGTTCTATTATTGGTCTCTATAGAATTTTTATCAAGGCTGGGTATCCCGGATGGTATATTCTTGTTCCTTTCTACAATTTTTATATCTGGCTGAAGATCATCAAAAAACCCTTATGGTGGTATATTTTTCTGCTGATCCCATTTATCAATGTTTTTACGATCCTCCTTATGATTGTTGAACTACTTAAATGTTTCAAAAAATTTGGTCTGGGCGATCAGGCGCTGGGGGTATTGTTCCCGTTTGTTTATCTTCCATATCTGGGTTTTTCCGATAAAGAAAAGTACATTGACCCCGATAAAAGGCATGAAGTCAAGAAAACCTGGGTCAGGGAATGGGTGGATGCCATCATTTTTGCGGTCATAGCCGCGACTATCATCCGCACTTTTCTTATTGAAGCCTATACAATACCTACTCCCTCTATGGAGAAAACCTTATTAGTCGGTGACTTCCTGTTTGTCAGCAAGGTGAGTTACGGCCCAAGGATACCCATGACCCCGATTTCTTTTCCATTTGTGCACCATACGCTTCCCATGACTACCGAGACCAAGTCATACCTGGAATGGATAAAATTGCCTTATTACAGATTCCCCGGATTAGGAATGATTAACCGTAATGATGCCGTCGTATTTAATTATCCTGATGGGGATACCTTATCAGTAAAGTTCCAAAGTAACAGAAGCTATTATTCCATGGCCAGGGAATACGGCTGGAGCAAAGTGAACAGGAATCCAAGGGAGTTCGGCAGGATTATTTCCCGGCCGGTCGATAAACGTGAGAACTACATTAAAAGATGCATCGCTGTTGCCGGTGATACGTTACAGATCATTAACCATCAGGTTTACATTAATGGAGAGAAAGCCAATAACCCCGGGATTATGGAATATCAATATCTGGTCAGGGCTTCTGGTAACCAGCTTAATCCCAGGATGTTGGACGAGCTTGATATAACTGACAAAGTTTGGCCGGTTGGACAGGGAGAGTTTGTTGCCACCCTGACCGATAAGGCAGCCGGGCAATTGGCGAGAGTAAAAGGGATCGGGGCAGTTGACATCCTGTCAGAACAATCCGGAAAATGGGACAAGGAGACTTTCCCCTATGCACGGCAATATCCCTGGAACAGGGATAATTACGGGCCACTGGTCATACCAAAAGCAGGGAGTACCGTTGATCTCAACATGCAAAACCTTCCCTTGTTTGAGCGGGTTATAAGAAATTATGAGTTGAATGATTTGAAAACAGAGAATGGGAAGATCTTTATCAATGGAAAGGAATCTAGTCAATATACTTTCAAGCTGAATTATTACTGGATGATGGGCGATAACCGCCACAACTCGGCTGATTCAAGGTACTGGGGTTATGTCCCCGAAGATCATATTGTCGGTAAAGCCGTTTTTATCTGGTTCTCACTGGATAAGAACAAATCACTCCTGGATGGCAAAATCCGCTGGAATAAACTATTCCGGTTCGTTAACTAA
- the dapB gene encoding 4-hydroxy-tetrahydrodipicolinate reductase: MKIIISGYGKMGREIEKAALARGHQVLVKLDTPDDWSVQKSLISRADMAIDFSTPDSALNNIRRCFDLNMPVVVGTTGWHENADLVRKWCLDEHQSIFVASNFSIGVNILYSLTEKLSKMADQFEDYEISLEEIHHIHKLDAPSGTAIRLAEIILGGVRRKKNWVNRRQSGPEELEIISGREDEIPGIHTIICESGSDRLILRHEAKGREGFAVGAILAAEWLTGKKGFFEMKDLLHLTV, from the coding sequence GTGAAGATTATCATTTCAGGATATGGAAAGATGGGAAGGGAAATTGAAAAAGCCGCCCTTGCCCGGGGACATCAGGTCCTGGTTAAATTGGACACCCCTGATGATTGGTCGGTGCAAAAAAGCCTGATCAGCCGGGCAGACATGGCCATAGATTTCAGTACGCCGGATTCAGCACTAAATAATATCAGGCGTTGTTTTGATCTTAATATGCCTGTTGTAGTCGGAACTACCGGATGGCATGAAAATGCGGACCTTGTCAGAAAATGGTGTTTAGATGAGCACCAGTCTATTTTTGTTGCTTCCAATTTCAGTATTGGCGTGAATATTCTTTACAGCCTGACGGAAAAGCTTTCCAAAATGGCGGACCAGTTTGAAGATTACGAAATCTCACTGGAAGAAATTCACCATATCCATAAGCTGGATGCACCCAGCGGAACCGCTATCAGGCTTGCGGAAATCATCCTGGGAGGGGTCAGAAGAAAAAAAAACTGGGTGAACCGCCGGCAATCTGGTCCGGAAGAGCTGGAGATCATTTCAGGCAGGGAAGATGAAATACCAGGAATACATACGATCATCTGTGAATCCGGATCCGACAGGCTGATCTTAAGGCATGAAGCCAAAGGCAGGGAAGGATTTGCTGTCGGCGCCATACTTGCAGCAGAATGGCTGACCGGCAAAAAGGGATTTTTCGAAATGAAAGATTTGCTGCATCTTACTGTATAA